GACGGCATCGCGCACGCTGCGAAGTTCCGACAAACCCCTGCCGGCGGAAAGCCCGGCTGATCACGCCGTTCTTCCGGTTCGTCCGCCGCGCCCTTCCCGTTCGTCCTCTTCGCCGGCCTTGATCTCTTCATCGGCCTTGTTCACTTCGCCGAGCTTGATCTCTTGATCGACCTTGTTCACCTCGCCGAGCTGGTTCTCTTCGTCGGCCCCGTTCACTTCGCCGAAGCGGAGGGGGAGCGTCGGCTGGTAGCCGCCCGCGGAGATCTTGGCCACCATCTCGGCGAGATACCCGCAGGCCTGCGAGATCTCCTGCTGGAACTGGTTGCGTTCACTGACGGCGGCCGCGACCAGCAGGGCGGTCAATGCGGAGGAACCGTTGAAAGCCTGCAGGGTGATCATGCTGGTGAGCAGATCGTGACCGGTGAACGGACCGGTCCCCCGGGCGGCGGCGATGATCGTGAAGGTGGACACGGCCAGTGCGCAGGGTGCGGCCCCGGCCAGCTGGAAGCGGAAGGCCGCCCAGATCAGCAGCGGGAAGCTCAGGAACATGAGGGGCGCGCTGCCGGTCGCGACAAGACCCACGCCGGCCGTGGCTGCGACGAGCAGGAACCCCTCCACCCAACGGAACGGTGGAGCGTCCTTCGGCCAGCGTGCCGAGCGGAGAACGAGCAGGACCGGCGTCACCACCAGGACGCCCATCGCGTCGCCGGTCCACCAGACAGACCACGTCGGCCAGAACCCGTCGGCGCCCACCACACCGGCGAGGGCCAGGGTTCCGCTGCCGATCGTCGCGCTGACCAGCATTCCGGTGAACGCACCGAGAAAGATCAGTGCGAGCACATCCCGCAGACGGGCCAGCTCGATACGGAATCCCGCACGACAGAGCAGTGCGTACGAGCAGACGGGCGCGAGGGTGTTGCCCGCCACGATGGCGAGCACGGCCGGCAGCGACGGGCCGAGGGAGATGTTGACGACGAGCGCGCCGAGCGCGATCCCGGGCCAGACCCGCGGGCCGCGCAGGAGCAGGCTGGCCAGGGCGATACCGGTCGGCGGCCACAACGGTGTTACCTGGCCTCGCACCAGCTGCTGGAGCAGTCCCAGCTTGGCCGAGCCGTAGTAGACCGCGGCCACCACACAGATCTCCAGGGCGGCCGCAGCGCCGCGCCGGAGCCGTTCTCGCCGGGCGGCTGTCATGGGTGCGGCCTCCGCTTCGACATCCCTCCGTGATCCATCATCCGCCGCTTCCCCGGGATCCTCCACGGCACCGTTGAGCCGGGTGTCCGGCGCGGACGCGCGGTCAGGCGGGCGGGGTGCGCAGGGCGAGAACGGCCATGTCGTCGTGACCGTCGCTGGGGTGGTGATCAGCCAGTGCCTGAACGAATTCCGGCAGGGGCAGGGCGGCGTACAGGGTGGCTAGTTCGGTGAGCTCGTCGAGGCTGTCGTCGATGGGCCGGGCAGGATGTTCGATCAGCCCGTCCGTGAAGAAGACCACGGTGGAGTCGGGCGGCATGTATCGGGAGTGATCGGGGCGGGGTTGTTCGGGGTCGACCCCGAGCGGCAGCCCCGGCTCGGCGAACAGGGTTTCCGCCCGGCGGCCAGGGACGATCAGCAGGGGCGGGACGTGGCCCGCGCTACTCCAGTGGAGGCGCCAGCCCGGTCCGGCCGGTTCGATCCGCGCCAGCGTCGTGGTGGTGATGGGGTTGCTTGTCATGGCCTGCAGGGTGCGGTCGAGCTGGGCGAGGACGGCACCGGGCGCACTGCCATGCTCGAACAGCAGAGCGCGCAGCATGTTGCGGGTGGAGGCCATGGAGGCCGCGGCCCGCAGATCGTGCCCGACCACATCACCGATGACGACCGCCACTACGTTGCCGGGCAGCGGGATGGCGTCGTACCAGTCTCCGCCGAGCTGGCTGGGCTCGGCTGCGGGCCGGTAGATCGCGGCCGCGGTGAAAGGCCGCAGGTCGGGAAGTGTCGGCAGCAGCAGCCGCTGGAACTGCTCGGCTCCCACCCGTACCCGCTCGAACAGGCGGACGTTCTCGATCGCGATCCCGGCGGCACCGGCCAGGGCGACGACGACGTTCTCGTCGTGAGCGTCAAAAGGCTGTCCGTCGCGCCGCTCGGAGAGGTAGAGATCGCCGTAGATCTCGCCGCGGACACTGATCGCGACGCCGAGCAAGCTACGCATACAAGGGTGGCCCGGCGGGAACCCGCTGGACGACGGGTGAGACACGATGCTCTCTACGCGCAGCGGCTCCGGATGGCGAATCAGGTGCCCGAGGACCCCCCGACCTCGGGGGAAACCGGCCTGGGCGAGATCAGCGCGTTCGTGTTCGGACAGGCCGGCCGCGATGAACCGCTCCAAATGGTCTCCGGACTCGTCGAGCACACCCATTGCCCCGTAGCGGGCGCCCACCAGATCCATGGCGGTGGTGACGATGCGGTTCAGCACCGCGGGCAGCTCCACCTCCCGGCTGATGGACACCACGGCATCCAGCAGGCCCTGAACTCGGTCCATGGCGTCCAGCAGAGACCGCAATTGCTCGTCGATCCGGCCCAGCTCGGCACGCAGACGTTCGTGCAGGTCCGGGGTATGTGGCTGCCTCGGGTGAATGCCGCGCTCGATTCCCGCCATCACAAGCGCCCGGGGACCGCACGGCCGCTCTCGCTCGCCTTCCGTCTGCGGCGATCGCTCCGCACCGTTGCCGGGTCCGCCCACACGATTGAGGAGTGCATTTCGGCCTCCTGGCAGGACCCTCGGTGATCGAGGTCATGGAATCACCC
The DNA window shown above is from Streptomyces sp. NBC_01445 and carries:
- a CDS encoding MASE1 domain-containing protein, whose protein sequence is MTAARRERLRRGAAAALEICVVAAVYYGSAKLGLLQQLVRGQVTPLWPPTGIALASLLLRGPRVWPGIALGALVVNISLGPSLPAVLAIVAGNTLAPVCSYALLCRAGFRIELARLRDVLALIFLGAFTGMLVSATIGSGTLALAGVVGADGFWPTWSVWWTGDAMGVLVVTPVLLVLRSARWPKDAPPFRWVEGFLLVAATAGVGLVATGSAPLMFLSFPLLIWAAFRFQLAGAAPCALAVSTFTIIAAARGTGPFTGHDLLTSMITLQAFNGSSALTALLVAAAVSERNQFQQEISQACGYLAEMVAKISAGGYQPTLPLRFGEVNGADEENQLGEVNKVDQEIKLGEVNKADEEIKAGEEDEREGRGGRTGRTA
- a CDS encoding PP2C family protein-serine/threonine phosphatase, which translates into the protein MAGIERGIHPRQPHTPDLHERLRAELGRIDEQLRSLLDAMDRVQGLLDAVVSISREVELPAVLNRIVTTAMDLVGARYGAMGVLDESGDHLERFIAAGLSEHERADLAQAGFPRGRGVLGHLIRHPEPLRVESIVSHPSSSGFPPGHPCMRSLLGVAISVRGEIYGDLYLSERRDGQPFDAHDENVVVALAGAAGIAIENVRLFERVRVGAEQFQRLLLPTLPDLRPFTAAAIYRPAAEPSQLGGDWYDAIPLPGNVVAVVIGDVVGHDLRAAASMASTRNMLRALLFEHGSAPGAVLAQLDRTLQAMTSNPITTTTLARIEPAGPGWRLHWSSAGHVPPLLIVPGRRAETLFAEPGLPLGVDPEQPRPDHSRYMPPDSTVVFFTDGLIEHPARPIDDSLDELTELATLYAALPLPEFVQALADHHPSDGHDDMAVLALRTPPA